A window of Pseudomonas monteilii contains these coding sequences:
- a CDS encoding tricarboxylic transporter, whose product MTPTLRRLVLATGCLLLAGQALAAEPKRPECIAPASPGGGFDLTCKLVQSALVNEKILSKPMRVTYMPGGVGAVAYNAVVAQRPGDAGTLVAWSSGSLLNLAQGKFGRFDENAVKWLAAVGTSYGAIAVKSDSPYKTLDDLVAALKKDPSKVVIGSGGTVGSQDWMQTALIAKAAGINPRDLRYVALEGGGEIATALLGGHIQVGSTDISDSMPHIQSGNMRILAVFSENRLDEPEMKDIPTAKEQGYDIVWPVVRGFYLGPKVSDEDYAWWKASFDKLLASEDFAKLRDQRELFPFAMTGEELDGYVKKQVADYKALAQEFGLIQ is encoded by the coding sequence ATGACCCCAACCCTACGCCGTCTCGTCCTCGCCACTGGCTGCCTGCTGCTGGCCGGCCAGGCGCTGGCCGCCGAACCCAAGCGCCCCGAATGCATTGCCCCGGCTTCGCCGGGCGGTGGTTTCGACCTGACCTGCAAGCTGGTGCAGAGCGCGCTGGTCAACGAGAAGATCCTCAGCAAGCCCATGCGCGTGACCTACATGCCCGGTGGCGTGGGGGCGGTGGCCTACAACGCGGTGGTCGCCCAGCGTCCGGGCGACGCCGGCACCCTGGTGGCCTGGTCCAGCGGCTCGCTGCTGAACCTGGCCCAGGGCAAGTTCGGCCGTTTCGATGAAAACGCGGTGAAGTGGCTGGCGGCCGTGGGCACCAGCTACGGCGCCATCGCGGTCAAGAGCGATTCGCCCTACAAGACCCTGGACGACCTGGTCGCGGCCTTGAAGAAAGACCCGAGCAAGGTGGTGATCGGTTCGGGCGGCACCGTGGGCAGCCAGGACTGGATGCAGACCGCGCTGATCGCCAAGGCCGCCGGGATCAACCCGCGCGACCTGCGCTACGTGGCGCTCGAAGGGGGCGGTGAAATCGCCACCGCGCTGCTGGGCGGGCACATCCAGGTCGGCTCGACCGACATCTCCGACTCCATGCCGCACATCCAGAGCGGCAACATGCGCATCCTGGCCGTGTTCTCGGAAAACCGCCTGGACGAGCCCGAGATGAAGGACATCCCCACCGCCAAGGAACAGGGCTACGACATCGTCTGGCCGGTGGTGCGTGGCTTCTACCTCGGGCCGAAGGTCAGCGACGAAGACTACGCCTGGTGGAAAGCCTCCTTCGACAAGCTGCTGGCGTCGGAAGACTTCGCCAAGCTGCGTGACCAGCGCGAGCTGTTCCCCTTCGCCATGACCGGCGAAGAGCTCGATGGCTACGTGAAGAAGCAGGTCGCCGACTACAAGGCGCTGGCCCAGGAATTCGGCCTGATCCAGTAA
- a CDS encoding two-component system response regulator gives MRVLLVEDHLQLAESVAQALKSTGLTVDVLHDGVAADLALASEDYAVAVLDVGLPRMDGFEVLARLRGRGRNLPVLMLTARSDVKDRVHGLNLGADDYLAKPFELSELEARVKALLRRSVLGGERQQRCGPLVYDLDTRRFSLGEDTLTLTSREQSVLEALIARPGRVMSKEQLAAQVFGLDQDASPDAIEIYIHRLRKKLDGQPVAIVTFRGLGYLLEHRDA, from the coding sequence ATGCGTGTGCTGCTGGTCGAAGACCACCTGCAACTGGCTGAAAGCGTGGCCCAGGCCCTCAAGAGCACCGGGCTGACGGTCGATGTGCTGCACGACGGCGTCGCCGCGGACCTGGCCCTGGCCAGCGAAGACTATGCGGTGGCGGTACTGGACGTTGGCCTGCCGCGCATGGACGGCTTCGAAGTGCTGGCGCGTCTGCGTGGGCGTGGGCGCAACCTGCCGGTGCTGATGCTCACCGCGCGCAGCGACGTCAAGGACCGGGTCCATGGGCTCAACCTGGGCGCCGACGACTACCTGGCCAAGCCCTTCGAACTGAGCGAACTGGAGGCGCGGGTCAAGGCGCTGCTGCGGCGCAGCGTACTGGGTGGCGAGCGCCAGCAGCGCTGCGGACCGCTGGTCTACGACCTCGATACCCGTCGCTTCAGCCTGGGCGAGGACACCTTGACCTTGACCTCGCGCGAGCAGAGCGTGCTCGAAGCGCTCATTGCCCGGCCGGGCCGGGTGATGAGCAAGGAGCAACTGGCCGCCCAGGTCTTCGGCCTGGACCAGGATGCCAGCCCCGACGCCATCGAGATCTACATCCACCGCCTGCGCAAGAAGCTCGACGGCCAGCCGGTCGCCATCGTCACCTTCCGCGGCCTGGGCTACCTGCTCGAGCACCGCGATGCGTGA
- a CDS encoding histidine kinase, translated as MRDTGSLRGRLLWNLALLLVVLMTASGLSAYWNGREAADTAYDRTLLASARTIAAGLSQRDGTLSADVPYVALDTFAYDSAGRIYYQVLDIHQRLISGYEHLPAPPAGTPRTDDYPALARFYNARYLGENVRVVSLLKAVSEPNMNGMAEIRVAETEEARVSMARSLMADTLLRLGMLALGALLMVWFAVSAALRPLERLRTAVEERQPDDLRALPVVQVQRELEPLVRALDHFTERLRGQFQRQAQFIAEAAHELRTPLAVLKARVELGLRAQDPETWRQTLESAVQGTDRLTHLANQLLSLARVENGARAIAEGGAQRLDLSQLTRELGMAMAPLAHARGVSLALEAQAPVWLKGEPTLLNELLSNLVDNALAHTPSGGDVVLRVLAPAVLEVEDDGPGIPESERERVFERFYRRGPQGTGLGLAIVGEICRAHLAQITLHDGENGGLKVRVSFLAD; from the coding sequence ATGCGTGACACGGGCAGCCTGCGCGGGCGACTGCTGTGGAACCTGGCGTTGCTGCTGGTGGTGCTGATGACCGCCAGCGGCCTGAGCGCCTACTGGAACGGGCGGGAAGCGGCCGATACCGCCTACGACCGCACGCTGCTGGCATCGGCGCGGACCATCGCCGCCGGATTGTCCCAGCGCGACGGCACGCTCAGTGCCGACGTGCCGTACGTGGCGCTGGACACCTTCGCCTACGACAGCGCCGGCCGTATCTATTACCAGGTGCTGGACATCCACCAGCGGCTGATCTCGGGCTACGAGCACCTGCCCGCCCCACCGGCCGGCACGCCACGCACCGACGACTACCCGGCGTTGGCGCGGTTCTACAATGCCAGGTACCTGGGCGAGAACGTGCGCGTGGTCAGCCTGCTCAAGGCCGTGAGCGAGCCGAACATGAACGGCATGGCCGAGATCCGCGTGGCCGAGACCGAAGAGGCACGTGTCAGCATGGCCCGCAGCCTGATGGCCGATACCTTGCTGCGCCTGGGGATGCTGGCGCTGGGGGCGTTGCTGATGGTCTGGTTCGCGGTGAGCGCGGCCTTGCGCCCGCTGGAGCGTCTGCGCACGGCGGTCGAGGAGCGCCAGCCGGACGATCTGCGGGCCTTGCCGGTGGTGCAGGTACAGCGCGAGCTGGAACCGCTGGTGCGCGCGCTGGACCACTTCACCGAGCGGCTGCGTGGCCAGTTCCAGCGCCAGGCGCAGTTCATCGCCGAGGCGGCCCACGAATTGCGCACGCCTCTGGCGGTGTTGAAGGCGCGGGTCGAACTGGGCCTGCGTGCCCAGGATCCAGAGACCTGGCGGCAGACACTGGAATCGGCGGTGCAGGGCACCGATCGCCTGACGCACTTGGCCAACCAGCTGCTCTCGCTGGCACGCGTGGAGAACGGCGCCCGGGCGATCGCCGAGGGCGGTGCCCAGCGCCTGGACCTCAGCCAGCTGACCCGCGAACTGGGCATGGCCATGGCGCCGCTGGCCCATGCGCGCGGCGTCTCCCTGGCCCTGGAAGCGCAGGCCCCGGTCTGGCTGAAGGGTGAACCGACCTTGCTCAACGAGCTGCTCAGCAACCTGGTGGACAATGCCCTGGCCCATACGCCGTCAGGCGGCGACGTGGTGCTTCGAGTGCTGGCGCCTGCGGTGCTCGAGGTCGAGGACGATGGGCCGGGCATTCCGGAGAGCGAGCGCGAACGCGTCTTCGAACGTTTCTACCGGCGTGGCCCCCAGGGTACCGGGCTGGGCCTGGCGATCGTCGGCGAGATCTGCCGCGCCCACCTGGCGCAGATCACCTTGCACGACGGCGAGAACGGAGGGCTGAAGGTGCGCGTCAGCTTCCTCGCCGACTGA
- a CDS encoding porin gives MLPPQPSARAPHRSFSARPSAITCALAFASVAPVSQAAFFEDSKATLETRNMYFNRDFRDGTSRQQSKRDEWAQGFMLNVQSGYTEGTVGFGVDALGMLGIKLDSSPDRTGTGLLPTHDDGRAADEYSKLGLTGKVRISKTELKVGTLIPDLPTVQPNDGRILPQTFEGALVSSEDLERFTLIGGRLEKAKDRDNTNREDIAINNKNNRFGATVAGEHFDLAGFDYAFTDRISGSYHFAQLDEVYRQHFLGLVINQPLGTGILGADLRLSTSDDQGQARAGRIDNTTFNGLVSYGLNGHKFSGAYQQLSGDSAFPYLDGADPYLVNFVQINDFANADERSWQLRYDYDLGKLGIPGLTFMTRYLSGDNVSRAAGGEGREWERDTELKYVVQNGPLKNVAVRLRNASFRSNFARDADEMRVLVSYSVALW, from the coding sequence ATGCTGCCACCGCAGCCCTCGGCGCGTGCGCCACACCGATCCTTTTCCGCTCGTCCCTCCGCCATCACCTGTGCCCTGGCCTTTGCCAGCGTCGCGCCCGTGAGTCAGGCCGCCTTTTTCGAAGACAGCAAGGCGACCCTCGAAACCCGCAACATGTACTTCAACCGCGACTTTCGCGATGGCACCAGCCGTCAGCAGTCCAAGCGCGACGAGTGGGCCCAGGGGTTCATGCTCAACGTCCAGTCCGGCTACACCGAAGGCACGGTCGGTTTCGGCGTGGACGCGCTCGGCATGCTGGGGATCAAGCTCGATTCCAGCCCGGACCGCACCGGTACCGGCCTGTTGCCGACCCATGACGACGGGCGCGCCGCGGATGAGTACTCCAAGCTGGGCCTGACCGGCAAGGTGCGCATCTCCAAGACCGAGCTCAAGGTCGGCACGCTAATCCCCGACCTGCCCACCGTGCAGCCCAACGACGGGCGTATCCTGCCGCAGACCTTCGAGGGTGCGCTGGTCAGTTCCGAGGACCTGGAGCGATTCACGCTCATCGGCGGCCGTCTGGAAAAAGCCAAGGACCGCGACAACACCAACCGTGAAGACATCGCGATCAACAACAAGAACAACCGCTTCGGGGCGACCGTGGCCGGCGAACATTTCGACCTGGCCGGCTTCGACTATGCGTTCACCGACCGCATCAGTGGCAGCTACCACTTCGCCCAGCTGGACGAGGTCTACCGTCAGCATTTCCTCGGCCTGGTGATCAACCAGCCGCTGGGGACCGGCATCCTGGGTGCCGACCTGCGCCTGTCGACCAGCGACGACCAGGGTCAGGCCCGCGCCGGTCGGATCGACAACACCACCTTCAACGGCCTGGTCAGCTATGGCCTGAACGGCCACAAGTTCAGCGGCGCCTACCAGCAGCTGTCCGGCGACAGCGCCTTCCCTTATCTCGACGGCGCCGACCCCTACCTGGTCAACTTCGTGCAGATCAACGATTTCGCCAACGCCGACGAACGCTCCTGGCAGCTGCGCTACGACTATGACCTGGGCAAGCTCGGCATTCCCGGCCTGACCTTCATGACCCGCTACCTGAGCGGTGACAACGTCAGCCGCGCCGCCGGCGGTGAAGGCCGCGAGTGGGAACGTGACACCGAACTCAAGTACGTGGTGCAGAACGGGCCGTTGAAGAACGTCGCCGTCCGCCTGCGCAACGCCAGCTTCCGCTCGAACTTCGCCCGTGACGCCGACGAGATGCGCGTGCTGGTGAGTTACAGCGTGGCCCTGTGGTAA
- a CDS encoding aminomethyltransferase, giving the protein MADSAFYCPLSHEGILAVQGSDAGKFLQGQLTCNLTYLDPAHSSLGARCTPKGRMQSSFRIVPHDAGFLLAMTQALLAPQLADLKKYAVFSKATLSDASAHWSRYGVQQGESLLAALGLVLPDEAGGLCTHDGLIAINVSPQRAELWVPAEQHDAVLARLRDALPEAPLDRWLLGQVRAGLGQVMEQTRELFIPQMINLQAVGGVSFKKGCYTGQEIVARMQYLGKLKRRQYRLLLDDGQAPAPGTGLFSPVHGSSVGEVVLAAPTGEGGCELLAVVAADAIESGQLHLGSPEGPRLTLASLPYELDRDREIQR; this is encoded by the coding sequence ATGGCCGACTCCGCGTTCTACTGCCCACTCAGCCACGAAGGCATTCTTGCCGTCCAAGGCTCCGATGCCGGCAAGTTCCTGCAGGGACAACTGACCTGCAACCTCACCTATCTCGACCCCGCGCATTCCAGCCTCGGCGCCCGCTGCACGCCCAAGGGCCGCATGCAGTCGAGCTTTCGCATCGTGCCGCACGACGCAGGCTTCCTGTTGGCCATGACCCAGGCACTGCTGGCGCCTCAATTGGCGGACCTGAAGAAATACGCGGTGTTCTCCAAGGCGACCCTGAGCGACGCCAGTGCCCACTGGTCACGCTATGGCGTGCAGCAGGGCGAATCGCTGCTCGCGGCGCTCGGCCTTGTGCTGCCGGACGAAGCGGGCGGGCTCTGCACGCACGATGGCCTGATCGCCATCAACGTCTCGCCGCAGCGGGCCGAGCTGTGGGTGCCCGCCGAACAGCATGACGCCGTGCTGGCACGCCTGCGTGACGCCCTGCCCGAAGCCCCCCTGGATCGCTGGTTGCTCGGGCAGGTCCGTGCCGGCCTGGGCCAGGTCATGGAGCAGACCCGCGAGCTGTTCATCCCGCAGATGATCAACCTGCAGGCCGTCGGCGGCGTGAGCTTCAAGAAAGGCTGCTACACCGGCCAGGAAATCGTCGCGCGCATGCAGTACCTGGGCAAGCTCAAGCGCCGCCAGTACCGGCTGCTGCTGGACGACGGCCAGGCGCCTGCGCCGGGCACCGGCCTGTTTTCGCCGGTGCATGGTTCCTCGGTCGGCGAGGTGGTGCTGGCTGCGCCCACGGGTGAAGGCGGTTGCGAGCTGCTGGCAGTGGTGGCGGCCGATGCCATCGAGTCCGGGCAGTTGCACCTGGGCAGCCCCGAAGGCCCGCGCCTGACCCTGGCGAGCCTGCCGTACGAACTGGATCGCGACCGGGAAATCCAGCGTTGA
- a CDS encoding tripartite tricarboxylate transporter TctA: MDTLSYLGQGFGVALTPYNLVTALSGTLIGTVVGLLPGLGPINGVALLIPIAFALGLPPESALILLAAVYLGCEYGGRISSILLNIPGEASTVMTTLDGYPMARKGLAGVALSLSAWSSFIGAFIATCGMVLFAPLLAKWAIAFGPAEYFVLMVFAIVALGGMAGDKPLKTFIAALIGLFLSAVGIDANSGVYRFTGDSVHLADGIQFVVLVLGLFSISEILLLLEKTHHGHQAVKATGRMLFNVKEAASVFAVNIRCGLLGFVMGVLPGAGATLASAVAYMTEKRMAGESGTFGKGDARGLAAPETAIGASCCGALVPMLTLGVPGSGTTAVMIGALTLYNITPGPMLFEQQPDIVWGLIASLFIANIMLVILNIPMIRIFTRILAVPNWALVPVIAIITGIGVYAVHATTFDLFLMVGIGIMGYILRKLDFPLSPILLGFILGGLMEQNLRRALSISNGELGILWSSPISLSVWVVTLCMLALPVVRIWRRRARQRQAAAGA; the protein is encoded by the coding sequence ATGGATACCTTGAGTTATCTCGGCCAGGGCTTCGGCGTCGCGCTGACCCCCTACAACCTGGTCACTGCCCTGTCCGGCACCCTCATCGGCACGGTGGTCGGCCTGCTGCCGGGCCTGGGCCCGATCAACGGCGTCGCCCTGCTCATCCCGATCGCCTTCGCCCTGGGCCTGCCGCCGGAATCGGCGCTGATCCTGCTGGCGGCGGTGTACCTGGGTTGCGAGTACGGCGGGCGCATCAGCTCGATCCTGCTCAACATCCCGGGCGAAGCCTCGACGGTGATGACCACCCTCGACGGTTACCCCATGGCCCGCAAAGGCCTGGCTGGCGTGGCCCTGTCCCTGTCGGCTTGGAGCTCGTTCATCGGTGCGTTCATCGCCACCTGCGGCATGGTGCTGTTCGCACCCTTGCTGGCCAAGTGGGCGATCGCCTTCGGACCGGCCGAGTACTTCGTGCTGATGGTGTTCGCCATCGTCGCGCTGGGCGGCATGGCCGGCGACAAGCCGCTGAAGACCTTCATCGCGGCCTTGATCGGCCTGTTCCTGTCGGCCGTGGGCATCGATGCCAACAGCGGCGTCTACCGCTTCACCGGTGACAGCGTGCACCTGGCCGACGGCATCCAGTTCGTGGTGCTGGTACTGGGCCTGTTCTCGATCAGCGAGATCCTGCTGCTGCTGGAGAAGACCCACCATGGCCACCAGGCGGTCAAGGCCACCGGGCGCATGCTGTTCAACGTCAAGGAAGCGGCCTCGGTGTTCGCGGTCAACATCCGCTGCGGCCTGCTCGGTTTCGTCATGGGCGTGCTGCCGGGCGCTGGCGCGACGCTGGCCAGTGCCGTGGCCTACATGACCGAGAAGCGCATGGCCGGTGAGAGCGGCACGTTCGGCAAGGGCGATGCCCGTGGTCTGGCCGCGCCGGAAACCGCCATCGGTGCCTCGTGCTGTGGCGCCCTGGTGCCGATGCTGACGCTCGGCGTACCGGGTTCGGGGACCACTGCCGTGATGATCGGCGCCCTGACGCTGTACAACATCACCCCTGGCCCGATGCTGTTCGAGCAGCAGCCGGACATCGTCTGGGGCCTGATCGCTTCGCTGTTCATCGCCAACATCATGCTGGTGATCCTGAACATCCCGATGATCCGCATCTTCACCCGCATCCTCGCCGTGCCGAACTGGGCCTTGGTGCCAGTGATCGCGATCATCACCGGGATCGGTGTGTACGCCGTCCATGCCACCACCTTCGACCTGTTCCTGATGGTCGGCATCGGCATCATGGGCTACATCCTGCGCAAGCTGGACTTCCCGCTGTCGCCGATCCTGCTCGGCTTCATCCTGGGTGGGCTGATGGAGCAGAACCTGCGTCGCGCGCTGTCGATCTCCAACGGCGAACTGGGCATCCTGTGGTCGAGCCCGATCAGCCTGTCGGTATGGGTGGTGACCCTGTGCATGCTGGCCCTTCCGGTGGTGCGCATCTGGCGTCGCCGTGCCCGTCAGCGTCAGGCAGCGGCCGGTGCCTGA
- a CDS encoding L-aspartate oxidase (catalyzes the formation of oxaloacetate from L-aspartate) translates to MSQHLQHDVLVIGSGAAGLSLALNLPAHLRIAVLSKGDLANGSTFWAQGGVAAVLDDADTVQSHVEDTLDAGGGLCNEAAVRFTVEHSREAIEWLIEQGVPFTRDADTDGRERGFQFHLTREGGHSHRRIIHAADATGAAIFATLLEQARLRPNIELLEQRVAVDLITERRLGLDGERCLGAYVLDRATGEVDTFGARFTVLATGGAAKVYLYTSNPDGACGDGIAMAWRAGCRVANLEFNQFHPTCLYHPQAKSFLITEALRGEGALLRLPDGERFMPRFDAREELAPRDIVARAIDHEMKRLGIDCVYLDITHKPAAFIKSHFPTVYERCLTFGIDITRQPIPVVPAAHYTCGGVLVDERGLTDVPNLYAIGETSCTGLHGANRMASNSLLECFVYGRSAALDIQARLDQVEHPRALPCWDASQVTDSDEDVIIAHNWDELRRFMWDYVGIVRTSKRLQRAEHRVRLLLDEIDEFYSNYKVSRDLIELRNLAQVAELMIRSAMARRESRGLHYTLDYPALLPEAFDTILQPPNAVD, encoded by the coding sequence ATGAGCCAACACCTTCAACACGATGTTCTGGTTATCGGCAGTGGTGCCGCCGGCCTTAGCCTGGCCCTGAATCTTCCCGCGCACCTGCGCATCGCGGTGCTGAGCAAGGGCGACCTGGCCAACGGTTCCACGTTCTGGGCCCAGGGTGGCGTCGCCGCCGTGCTGGACGATGCCGACACCGTGCAGTCGCATGTCGAGGACACCCTCGACGCCGGCGGCGGCCTGTGCAACGAGGCCGCCGTGCGTTTCACCGTGGAGCACAGCCGCGAAGCCATCGAATGGCTGATCGAGCAAGGGGTGCCGTTCACCCGGGACGCCGACACCGACGGTCGCGAGCGCGGTTTCCAGTTCCACCTGACCCGCGAGGGCGGGCACAGTCACCGCCGTATCATTCATGCCGCCGACGCTACCGGCGCGGCGATCTTCGCCACCCTGCTCGAACAGGCCCGCCTGCGCCCGAATATCGAGCTGCTCGAGCAGCGGGTGGCGGTCGACCTGATCACCGAGCGGCGCCTGGGCCTGGACGGCGAGCGTTGCCTGGGTGCCTACGTGCTCGACCGGGCCACGGGTGAGGTCGACACCTTCGGCGCACGCTTCACCGTGCTCGCCACCGGCGGCGCGGCCAAGGTCTACCTCTACACCAGCAACCCCGACGGTGCCTGCGGCGACGGCATCGCCATGGCCTGGCGGGCCGGCTGCCGGGTGGCGAACCTGGAATTCAACCAGTTCCACCCCACCTGCCTGTATCACCCCCAGGCCAAGAGCTTCCTGATCACCGAGGCGCTGCGGGGCGAGGGCGCGCTGCTGCGTCTGCCCGATGGCGAACGGTTCATGCCGCGTTTCGATGCCCGTGAAGAACTCGCACCCCGCGATATCGTCGCCCGTGCCATCGACCACGAAATGAAGCGCTTAGGCATCGATTGCGTGTACCTGGACATCACCCACAAGCCCGCCGCGTTCATCAAGAGCCACTTCCCCACGGTCTACGAACGCTGCCTGACCTTCGGCATCGACATCACCCGCCAGCCCATCCCCGTGGTACCGGCGGCCCACTACACCTGTGGCGGCGTGCTGGTGGACGAACGCGGCCTGACCGACGTGCCGAACCTGTATGCGATCGGCGAGACCAGTTGCACCGGCCTGCACGGCGCCAACCGCATGGCTAGCAACTCGCTGCTGGAATGCTTCGTCTATGGTCGCTCGGCCGCGCTGGACATCCAGGCGCGCCTGGACCAGGTCGAGCACCCTCGCGCCCTGCCCTGCTGGGACGCCAGCCAGGTGACCGATTCGGACGAGGACGTGATCATCGCGCACAACTGGGACGAACTGCGGCGGTTCATGTGGGACTACGTGGGGATCGTGCGCACCAGCAAGCGCTTGCAGCGCGCCGAGCATCGGGTGCGCCTGCTGCTCGACGAGATCGACGAGTTCTACAGCAACTACAAGGTCAGCCGCGACCTGATCGAGCTGCGCAACCTGGCGCAGGTGGCCGAGCTGATGATCCGGTCGGCCATGGCGCGGCGCGAATCCCGAGGGTTGCACTACACGCTGGACTACCCGGCCCTGCTGCCCGAAGCGTTCGACACTATTCTGCAGCCGCCCAACGCCGTCGACTGA
- a CDS encoding uracil-DNA glycosylase, with protein MTDDDRIKLEPSWKAALRAEFDQPYMHQLREFLRHEHAAGKQIYPPGPLIFNALNSTPLDQVKVVILGQDPYHGPGQAHGLCFSVQPGVSTPPSLVNIYKELHRDLNLPIPNHGYLQHWADQGVLLLNTTLTVERANAASHAKKGWEFFTDRVIQVVSEQCEHVVFLLWGAHAQSKQKLIDGTKHLILKSVHPSPLSAYRGFIGCGHFSRTNAFLEQRGMTPIDWSLPETVG; from the coding sequence ATGACCGACGACGATCGCATCAAGCTCGAACCCAGCTGGAAAGCCGCGCTGCGTGCCGAGTTCGACCAGCCCTACATGCATCAGTTGCGTGAGTTCCTGCGCCACGAGCATGCCGCAGGCAAGCAGATCTATCCACCCGGGCCGCTGATCTTCAACGCGCTCAACTCCACGCCGCTGGACCAGGTCAAGGTGGTCATCCTCGGCCAGGACCCCTACCACGGCCCTGGCCAGGCCCATGGGCTGTGCTTCTCGGTCCAGCCGGGCGTGTCGACGCCACCCTCGCTGGTCAACATCTACAAGGAACTGCATCGCGACCTGAACCTGCCGATACCGAATCACGGTTACCTGCAGCACTGGGCGGACCAGGGCGTGCTGCTGCTCAACACCACCTTGACGGTCGAACGTGCCAATGCCGCATCCCATGCCAAGAAAGGCTGGGAGTTCTTCACCGACCGTGTCATCCAGGTGGTGAGCGAGCAGTGCGAGCACGTGGTGTTCCTGCTGTGGGGCGCCCATGCGCAGAGCAAGCAGAAGCTGATCGACGGCACCAAGCACCTGATCCTCAAGTCGGTGCACCCGTCGCCGCTGTCGGCTTATCGAGGGTTCATCGGGTGTGGGCATTTCAGCCGGACCAACGCCTTCCTCGAGCAGCGGGGCATGACGCCGATCGATTGGTCGTTGCCGGAAACGGTGGGTTAA
- a CDS encoding histidine kinase — translation MNTLAETVKAQLVVAIENDDLVLPTLPEVALSIREAAEDSEISVAALSKVIGRDAALAARLIKVVNSPLLRATVEVTDLHTAITRLGVNYSCNLAIGLVIEQIFHAREPAVEQKLRAIWTSSLEVAGISYELCRRYTRLTPDQAALGGLVHQIGALPILIHAQEHNELLSDPVCLDHVIEQIQPALGDKILSAWEFPEQLVRLPGQIQDLDRQTARIDYIDIVQLARHVSQGEPGRALDTLPAYRHLSLPTGTRLEAAELLHARGLLR, via the coding sequence ATGAATACATTGGCTGAGACGGTCAAGGCGCAACTGGTGGTCGCCATCGAGAATGACGACCTGGTGCTGCCGACCTTGCCCGAAGTGGCACTGAGCATCCGGGAAGCTGCCGAAGACAGCGAGATCAGCGTCGCGGCGCTGAGCAAGGTCATCGGCCGTGACGCCGCGCTGGCGGCGCGCCTGATCAAGGTGGTCAACAGCCCGCTGCTGCGGGCGACCGTGGAGGTCACCGACCTGCACACGGCCATCACGCGGCTGGGCGTCAACTACAGCTGCAACCTGGCGATCGGGCTGGTCATCGAACAGATCTTCCATGCCCGCGAGCCGGCCGTGGAACAGAAGCTGCGGGCGATCTGGACCAGCAGCCTGGAAGTGGCGGGCATCAGCTACGAGCTGTGCCGCCGCTACACCCGGCTCACGCCGGACCAGGCCGCACTGGGCGGGCTGGTACATCAGATCGGCGCCCTGCCGATCCTGATCCACGCCCAGGAGCACAACGAACTGCTGTCCGACCCCGTGTGCCTGGATCACGTCATCGAGCAGATCCAACCGGCGTTGGGCGACAAGATCCTCAGCGCCTGGGAGTTTCCCGAACAGCTGGTGCGATTGCCCGGACAGATCCAGGACCTGGATCGCCAGACCGCGCGCATCGACTACATCGACATCGTGCAACTGGCCCGGCACGTGAGCCAAGGCGAGCCGGGACGTGCGCTCGACACCCTCCCCGCCTACCGCCACCTGAGCCTGCCGACCGGCACGCGACTGGAAGCGGCGGAGCTGCTGCACGCACGCGGCCTGCTGCGCTGA